The Streptococcus parasanguinis genomic sequence TTGTTGACGCGCATATTTTTCAGCTTCAGCTTGTTTGCGGATGTTGGCATCCAATTCTTGCTCACGAACCTTAACTTCGCGCTCTTTGACTTCCGCTTCTTTTTCCTGTTTCATGATATTGGCTTCGGCTGCCACGCGCTCTTGTTCACGACGTTGCACTTCTGCCTCAATTCCTTTAGCGGCATCTGCTTTTGCTTGGGCAATGTCTGCTTCTTGCTTGAGGGCTGCTTGTTTGAGTTTCAGTTCATTTTGTTTTTGCGCAATTTCAAGATCGGCAGCGACGCGTTTGTCGTTAGCCAATTTATCTTGTTCTGCTTCGACTTCCTTGCGTTCACGTTCTGCTTTGGCTTTGGCAATCAAGGCATCTTTCTTAATGGTTTCAACATTTTCAATCCCAAGGTTATCGATGACTCCCCCTTCATCAGAGAAGGATTGAACCGTAAAGGCGATGACTTCTAGACCCATTTTAGCCAAGTCTGGCGCTACGTTGTCTTGCACTTTTGAGGCAAACTCTTGACGGTCATTGACCATCTTACGGAGCTCCATCTGACCGATCACTTCCCGCAAGTTTCCTTCCAAGACATCTTGGACAGAATTGGAAATATCTGTCGTATTCCAGTTCAAGAAGTTTTCTGCAGCCCGGGCAATCATTTCATCGGTTGTACCAATTTTTAATTTAACAGCTGCATCGGCACGGACGTTAATGAAGTCCAGTGTTGGGACTGCTTCTGACGTCCGAACATCTGTCGAGAATTGCTCAATATCAAGATAAGAGCGTTGTTCGACAAAGGGAATCATAAAGCCAGCTTTCCCACGCAAGTGACGTTGCTTCCGAAGACCGGTAATGACCACGACTTCGTTGGGTTTAGCGTTCACATAACCTTTAACAAGCAAAATCAAAATAATAACTGCGACTATTAGGCCGGTAATCAACCAACCTGGAATAAATAAATTATCCATACTTTTTCTCCTTTTTAGAGGTCTCCCCTCTGTTATTTATTAATCCTAGTATATCAAAAGAAGGCCTTTCCTCAAAGAAAAGACCTGTATTTATGTCTAAATTTATCAAATGTAATCTCTAGCTTATTCTTCGTCAAACAAGCCATTTAGACCAGCGAAAGGACTGTTTTCTTCTTTCTTAATCGCTTGAGCGGCTTGGTATTCTTCTTCGGATAGGATTTTCCAATCATTGCCTTCGATAAAACCTTGTCCAGCCTCTTCTTCTGGAGTGAGAACCTTGAGGGGAATATTGAGCAGGATATTATCCGCTACACTCTCACTCAGGTCAATCTTCCCACCTTCGATTGGAAGGATCAAGTCTTCCTCTAGGGCCTCGATATCTGCGTCAGACTGTACATCCTCCGCAAACACTTCTGTTACAGGATAGCTTTCTTGAAGCTCGACAGGCTCCATGCTTCGGCTAGAGGCCAAAACGATGGTATAGCTCAACTGGTAATCCAAGACATAGAGGCCTGTATCATAGGCTACTCGTCCTGTTGCTGTCACATTCTTTAAATCAAGAATTTCTGGATTACGCTTTTGCAATTCTTTGAGCAAATCCAACTCTTGATCAAAGGCTAGTCCTTCAGGATTTTTACGGATTTCTTGTGTAAATAGGTTCATTCTTTTGTCCTCAAATCTTCTAGATACTACTAGTATATCATGAAGCTGCCCCTCAACCAAGAAGTCTCCTCAAAAATTTGTTATAATCATGAAAAAAGATACAGTAACTAGGCCAATTGGTGTTGTACACAAGGTCCCACCATCTCTTGGACAAAAGAGGGTCACTGGCTAGGGCATTGTTAGATAGAGGAGAATTCATGAAAGAAATCGGAGCTGTTTTTCGGCAAATACGTGAAAGTCGCCACATCTCTCTAGAGGAGGCTACGGGTGGCGAATTTTCGCGCTCCATGCTATCTCGATTTGAAAGAGGAGAAAATGACCTGACGACGCAACGGTTTTTTCAGGCTTTGCAACAGATCAAAACCAGCCTCAGTGAGTTTTCTCATCTAGCAGGAATCGATCAGCACTCCTTTATCCCCAAATTGTTGAAAGAGCACTATGAAAACATGAGCTTGGAACACGATCAAGCCTTGTACCAAAGCTACCAGCAAGCCTATCAGAAATATCAGAAAAAAGAAGACTTCTTAGCCAGCATTATTCTCAAGGCCAAAATACTTGGCTTCTATCCTGAGGTAGAGTTGGCTGCTAGCCAAGAGGAACTAGATTTCCTCTATGACTACCTCTTCTCTGTCATGGTCTGGGGAAATTTTGAGTTAAGCCTATTTTCACTGACCTCTCCTCTTTTCTCTAGTCAGCTCTATCGACAATACACAGAGGAGTTGGTCCAACGGGAGGATTTCAAGCTTCTCCTAGATTCCTCTCGTCCTGCCATCAATTCTATTTTCCTTAATGGCTTTTTTCTCGCCATTAGTTCAAATGAATTTGAAGATGCATCTTTTTTTGACCACCTAATTAACGACCACTTTTACTCTGAGAACGAAGCCTACCTTCGGACGGTTTATCTCTACGCCAAAGGAGAATTTCTCTATCGAAAGGGAGAAAAAGAAATCGGTCTTGAAAAGATGGAACAGGCCATCCAGGTTCTCTCTATTCTGGATTGTAAGGACAGTGCCAACTACTACAAACAGGGCCTGCAAGAACTGATCAATAAATCCTAAAAACTCACAGATCTACTCTGTGAGTTTTTGTTGAAAATATGCAACATTAATTTTTTCTTGCTTTTTAGGTTTACAATAGGACTATCAAGTAAAGAAAGAAGGTTTTTCCCATGATGACCAAACTAAAAAACCACTTCCTCCGCTTTCTTCTCTCACATACCAGCGTTTATCTGAAGGATCAGGAACTTCTTCTCTCTGATGATGAGAAACTAGACCTCTTCAAACAGATCGTTCGATCTATCAAACAAGTCCTAGCAACTGATCACGTGAAGGAGGAAGGCTTATGAAACTCTTAGCTCGTAATAATATTTTTGCCTTACTCAGCCTTTCTCGCTTTTTAAATACCCTTGGTGCTGCCATCTACAATCTGGTCTTTGTGGTCTTTGCTGCCAGCATGCCTCAGCCTAGTCTGGCAGTTGGCATTGCCAATCTAATTGTATTTATTCCTAGCCTCTTTACCATTTTTGTTGGTATGAAGGCTGACCGCACGAAGAAAAAAGCTAACTGGTTGATCCGCATTGGCTATCTTCAAGCCATCCTCTTCATCCTTATTGCTCTCATGACCAAGATTCCGGGTTACCTAGCCTTTTCGATTGTTTGCTTTTTAAACATTGTTTCAGATTGTTTGAGCGATTATCGCGGAGGCTTGCAACTCCCTATCATGAAAAAGAACATCCCCGACGAGGATTTGATGGAGGCCTATTCCTTCAACCAATTACTTAGTATGGTCTGCTCGATTTCTGGACAAGCTCTAGGAGTTTGGCTACTAGCCATCAGCCATCAAAATTTCGCCCTGGTCGCTTCGATCAATGCATTGACTTTTCTCCTGTCTTCTACCTGTCTCCTGATGAGAAAAAAGCAGCTGACACATGATCCCGTCATTGAGCCCCAAAGTAAGAATTCTTTGGTACACGAATGCCAAGAGATGTACCAGAACGCTAAAAGTATTTTTGCAGATGAGGAGGTCCACCACTTTGGCAAGTTGCTCTTCTCATTGGTTCTTATCAATGCCCTAGGGGGATCCATCTCTGGTATCTACAATTTGCAACTGCTTCACTCCCCCTTCTTTCAGTTGAGTTTTAGCCAATCCCTCTTGATTTTAGAGGTAGTGACTATTTTAAGCATGGTCTGGGCTAGCTTGACACCCCATGACTATTTTTCCAAGCAATCTCTCCATCATATCCTCCTGTGGATCGCAGGTGGGCTGACCATGCTTGGGCTCACAAATATCCTGGTACGCTGGGACATTCTTTCCCTTCTACTCATCACATTCCTTGGTTATCTTGTTGCAAAAATCAACCCAAAAGTTTCCAGTCTTTTAATGAGTAAATTACCCGCTGAAAAATTAGCTTCTACCTCTAGCTTTTTGGGACTGATGGTCAGCTTTGCCATGCCACTTGGGACAGCTCTCTTTTCTAGTCTAGCTATCTGGAGCCTTCCCCTAGCTTGGGGGGCCTTTGCCATCCTTGGTTTCACTACCCTCCTCTTAACAACCAAATAAAAAATCCACCGTTTGGTGGATTTTTTTTACATTTTTCTTAGGCGAGCCACCCGCTCAGCAATGGGTGGGTGGGTATAAAAGAGTTTTTGCAATCCGGATTCTTTTTTTGGATCGTTGATAAAAAGAGCACTGCTCGCATCATCGACATGTCGTTGCATGGGTTCGCTATTGTCTAGTTTTAACAAAGCATTGATCATCCCTTGAGGATTCCGTGTCAATTCGACACTTGAAGCGTCTGCTAGGAACTCCCGTTGACGAGAAATGGCTAACTGGACCAGGGTCGCTGCTAATGGCGCTAAAACGATGGCAAGCAAGGAAAGGATCAGAATAATAATTTCTAAACCACCGCTACCTTCTCGATCATCGTCCCGGCTACGGCCACCGCCCCACCACATCATCCGGCCACCAATGCTAGAAAGCATGGTGATGGCACTGGCAAGGGCCACTGCAATCGTAGAGATGCGAATATCGTAATTGCGAATGTGGCTGACTTCATGTCCGATGACTCCCTCCAATTCCTCACGGTTCATCACAGCTAGAAGACCTGTCGTTGCTGCAACAGCAGCATTTTGAGGATTGGACCCTGTCGCAAATGCATTCATAGAAGGATCATCTACAATATAGACCCGAGGCATGGGGATCTGGGCTACCATAGCCATATCTTGTACAATATGGTAGAGTTGAGGGGCTTGCTCTTCCGTTACCTCACGCGCCCCATTCATCCGCATGACAACTTCGGTGGATTGAAAAACCATGCTAAAGGCATAGATTCCACCAATAATCAAAGCTAGGATGACGCCACCAAGGGAGGAGCCTAACCAGAGGTAACCAACGGCTGCTCCGATAAGAGCTAAGAGTATGAAAAAAGCAATAAGGAGAATCCAGGTTCTCCTTTTATTGCTTGCAATTTGGTCAAAGAGCATATTAGTCTCCTAATCCGCTAAAGTCCACCTTTGGTACTGCTTTTTCTTCTTCAGGCACTTGAAGAAATTCAGCTTGTCTGAAGCCGAACATTCCAGCAATCACGTTTGTTGGGAAAGTTTCCAACTTGACATTGTAATTGCTTGTGACACTATTGTACAATTGACGAGCATAAGAAATTTTGTTTTCTGTGTTGGTCAATTCTTCTTGCAATTGCATGAAGTTGGTGTTGGCTTTCAAGTCTGGGTAATTTTCAGCCACCGCAAAGATGCCTGCTACTTGGCGTGAAAGAGCATCACTGGCTGCCATTGCTTCTGCAGGTGAAGAAGCTTGCGCTACTTGTTGGCGAAGTTGAGTCACTTTTGCTAGTGTATCTCCTTCGTACTTGGCATAGCCTTTAACGGTTTCGATCAAGTTTGGAATCAAGTCATTCCGACGTTTCAATTGCACATCAATTTGACTCCATGCTTCACGAGTTTGCATGCGGCTTTTCACCAAACCGTTGTAAACTCCTACTACAATCAACACAAGGACCACAATGATCCCAAGAATAATCCAAATCATTTTATTGAATTCCTTTCATTTCTTTCTACCAGTATATCAAATTTCCCTTATTTTGTGGTAAAATAAAAGCATGAAACCAGAAGAATTTTATGTCCGTTTAGCCGATCTCGGCTTCCCATTAACTGATCGCCAAAAAGAGCAATACGAACGGTATTTTGAGCTCCTCGTGGAATGGAATGAAAAGATTAATCTCACCGCCATCACCGAAAAAGACGAAGTCTATATCAAGCATTTTTATGATTCGATCGCACCCATTTTACAGGGCCTGATCGAAAACCAACCCATCCGTCTCCTGGATATCGGAGCTGGCGCTGGCTTTCCCAGCCTACCCATGAAGATCCTTTTCCCTGAGCTGGATGTGACCATCATTGATTCCCTTAATAAGCGGATCAATTTTCTCCACTTGCTGGCTGAAGAGTTGGGCTTAAATGGGGTTCATTTCTACCATGGACGAGCTGAAGACTTTGCACAAGACAAGGCCTTTCGTGCCCAATTTGATATCGTAACTGCCCGCGCTGTTGCCCGCATGCAGGTCCTCTCTGAACTGACTATCCCTTATCTGAAAGTAGGAGGACGGCTTCTTGCTCTCAAGGCCAGCAATGCTCCAGAAGAGTTGGAAGAAGCCAAAAATGCCCTCAACCTGCTATTTAGCAAGGTTGAAGACAATCTACAGTATGAATTGCCAAACGGGGATCCACGCTATATCACTCTTGTAGAAAAGAAAAAAGAAACCCCCAATAAATACCCAAGAAAAGCAGGTATGCCCAATAAGCGGCCATTGTAGTAAGATACAAAGGGCTACGCGGATAAAGTCAAATAAGAGGCTGGGACAAAAGTCCTAGCCTCTCAATTATTTTTGGATTGTCGAGCAATACGCAGTGCTTGAGTGGGCTCTACTACGCTGATTTCATCAGCTTTTACAGCCCTACTCAACTGTGCGGAGGTGGGACGACGAAATCGAATTCTAACGAATTACCGATTTCTGTCCCACTCTCTTTTTTATTTTTGTTTCAATTCTGTTCGTAGGGCTTCTTGTTGCTCTTTTGTCAGATGAACGCCCTTACTTGCAACAATCTGGCTAGAGACTTTGTTGGCAAATCTTAAGGCTTGCGTCATATCTAAGCCTTCTAAACGAGCGGATATGAAGGCTCCTACATGGCTATCTCCAGCGCCTACTGTATCGACAACTTCTGTTGGAAAACCGTCTGCCTCATACCAGTGGCCATCATAGGCAACCGCTCCTTTTTCACCCAAGGTGACAATGACTAATTGCCCCGTTCTCTGATACAAGTATTCGATGGCTGGCTGGATCTCTCTGCACCCTGAAAAAGCCAGTGCTTCAGCCTCATTAACATGGAGAATCGGATGCAGATCATAAATTGCTTCCAGTCGATCCTTTGGAATCAAGAGTCCGCGTGGCCCAGGTGCGAAAATCACCTGGCCTTCTAGTTGCGAAACAGACTGGACCAATGCAAGACCGGTTGGCTCCTCGACTTCAAGGCCACATAAGTAGATGTAATCAAACCGATCTGTCTCAATCTCTTTTAGCCACTCTGCTTGGAAGCTATACTCCACTCCGTGGTCCGATAAGAAGGTCCGCTCACCATCAGACTCTACAAAGCAGTAACAGCAACCATTGGCCCCTTCTAATGAGATGCTAGAGGAAATCCCTAATTGTTTCAATTCTCTCCGAATAAAATCACCATATATTCCAGAACCGACTGGCGAGACAAACTGGTAGGGTTGCGACAAAAAATGAAGGATATTAACGACATTAAAGGCACAACCTCCCACAGACCATTGCTGGTGATCAATATGGGCATCTCCTTCACGACTTGGCAAACGATCCAAGTAAATCATCACATCACAAACTGTAGAACCAATAACTAACGCAGCTGTCATCTTTTTCTCCTTACTTTGCCTTCTATTATACCAGAGGAAAGATAAAAAACAACCAACCCCTTGTGGAGTGGTTGCTTCTCTTTTTAATCACGGTAAACGGGTTGAGGGCCAAAGGTTTGGGAAACCGGCATGATTTCAATCCGATTGACATTGACATGCTTGGGCTGTTGGATCAACCAAGCTACGGTGTTGGCAATGTCTTCCGGCTGAATGGCATGGGCACCTCGATAGAGGGCCTCTACCCGTTTTTCGTCTCCTTTAAAGCGAATAGAAGAGAACTCTGTCCCTTCGCAAAGACCAGGTTCAATATTGCTGACACGAATCTTCTTGCCAGCTAGATCCGCCCGAAGATTGAGGGAGAATTGCTTGACAAAAGCCTTGGATGCCCCGTAAACATTGGCCCCTGGATAAGGCACAGTCCCTGCTGTAGAGCCCAAATTGATAATATAGCCATCATTTCGTTCCACCATCTGGGGCAAGATTTTCCTTGTCAGATAGGTCAGGCCGACAATATTGGTCTGAATCATGGTCAGCCAGTCTGCAATCTCTGCTTCATAAGCTGGGGCGAGGCCTAGAGCTAAGCCAGCATTATTGACCAAAACATCCACTCTCTCCCAAGCTTTTGGCAAACTGGCAAGTGCATGATCTACCTGAGAAAGATCCGTCACATCCATTTGCAGGGGATAAAAGGCTTCTCCCAGCTCTTCTTGAAGGGCATGTAATTTATCGATGCGTCTAGCTGATCCGATCACACGATATCCATCTGCTACTAAACGACGGCAAATCGCTTGACCAAAACCAGCTGAAGCTCCTGTTACTAAAATCGTTTCTGACATGTCATTACCTCCATGGATTGTAAAAACGTCCTTGATTGAGAAAGATCCATCAGGTTCTGTCTCGACTTAGAATCTAGATGAAACAATCCTATCTTGCAAAATTAC encodes the following:
- a CDS encoding flotillin family protein, which produces MDNLFIPGWLITGLIVAVIILILLVKGYVNAKPNEVVVITGLRKQRHLRGKAGFMIPFVEQRSYLDIEQFSTDVRTSEAVPTLDFINVRADAAVKLKIGTTDEMIARAAENFLNWNTTDISNSVQDVLEGNLREVIGQMELRKMVNDRQEFASKVQDNVAPDLAKMGLEVIAFTVQSFSDEGGVIDNLGIENVETIKKDALIAKAKAERERKEVEAEQDKLANDKRVAADLEIAQKQNELKLKQAALKQEADIAQAKADAAKGIEAEVQRREQERVAAEANIMKQEKEAEVKEREVKVREQELDANIRKQAEAEKYARQQAAEAELIERQRKAEAELFETQKEAEARKAQAEAEKFAQLQEAEAIEAKGRAEAEAIRLKLEAEAKGLDQKAEAMKKMQEAAITEMVVDKLPEIARAVAEPLTKVDKITMYGEGNASKMVGDIMQSIDQVSQGAGFDIRQLLAGALGVNMTVNKLKEGEQPVIEAEELASKEE
- a CDS encoding YceD family protein, producing MNLFTQEIRKNPEGLAFDQELDLLKELQKRNPEILDLKNVTATGRVAYDTGLYVLDYQLSYTIVLASSRSMEPVELQESYPVTEVFAEDVQSDADIEALEEDLILPIEGGKIDLSESVADNILLNIPLKVLTPEEEAGQGFIEGNDWKILSEEEYQAAQAIKKEENSPFAGLNGLFDEE
- a CDS encoding helix-turn-helix domain-containing protein; its protein translation is MKEIGAVFRQIRESRHISLEEATGGEFSRSMLSRFERGENDLTTQRFFQALQQIKTSLSEFSHLAGIDQHSFIPKLLKEHYENMSLEHDQALYQSYQQAYQKYQKKEDFLASIILKAKILGFYPEVELAASQEELDFLYDYLFSVMVWGNFELSLFSLTSPLFSSQLYRQYTEELVQREDFKLLLDSSRPAINSIFLNGFFLAISSNEFEDASFFDHLINDHFYSENEAYLRTVYLYAKGEFLYRKGEKEIGLEKMEQAIQVLSILDCKDSANYYKQGLQELINKS
- a CDS encoding MFS transporter; this translates as MKLLARNNIFALLSLSRFLNTLGAAIYNLVFVVFAASMPQPSLAVGIANLIVFIPSLFTIFVGMKADRTKKKANWLIRIGYLQAILFILIALMTKIPGYLAFSIVCFLNIVSDCLSDYRGGLQLPIMKKNIPDEDLMEAYSFNQLLSMVCSISGQALGVWLLAISHQNFALVASINALTFLLSSTCLLMRKKQLTHDPVIEPQSKNSLVHECQEMYQNAKSIFADEEVHHFGKLLFSLVLINALGGSISGIYNLQLLHSPFFQLSFSQSLLILEVVTILSMVWASLTPHDYFSKQSLHHILLWIAGGLTMLGLTNILVRWDILSLLLITFLGYLVAKINPKVSSLLMSKLPAEKLASTSSFLGLMVSFAMPLGTALFSSLAIWSLPLAWGAFAILGFTTLLLTTK
- the htpX gene encoding zinc metalloprotease HtpX, with amino-acid sequence MLFDQIASNKRRTWILLIAFFILLALIGAAVGYLWLGSSLGGVILALIIGGIYAFSMVFQSTEVVMRMNGAREVTEEQAPQLYHIVQDMAMVAQIPMPRVYIVDDPSMNAFATGSNPQNAAVAATTGLLAVMNREELEGVIGHEVSHIRNYDIRISTIAVALASAITMLSSIGGRMMWWGGGRSRDDDREGSGGLEIIILILSLLAIVLAPLAATLVQLAISRQREFLADASSVELTRNPQGMINALLKLDNSEPMQRHVDDASSALFINDPKKESGLQKLFYTHPPIAERVARLRKM
- a CDS encoding LemA family protein — protein: MIWIILGIIVVLVLIVVGVYNGLVKSRMQTREAWSQIDVQLKRRNDLIPNLIETVKGYAKYEGDTLAKVTQLRQQVAQASSPAEAMAASDALSRQVAGIFAVAENYPDLKANTNFMQLQEELTNTENKISYARQLYNSVTSNYNVKLETFPTNVIAGMFGFRQAEFLQVPEEEKAVPKVDFSGLGD
- the rsmG gene encoding 16S rRNA (guanine(527)-N(7))-methyltransferase RsmG, translating into MKPEEFYVRLADLGFPLTDRQKEQYERYFELLVEWNEKINLTAITEKDEVYIKHFYDSIAPILQGLIENQPIRLLDIGAGAGFPSLPMKILFPELDVTIIDSLNKRINFLHLLAEELGLNGVHFYHGRAEDFAQDKAFRAQFDIVTARAVARMQVLSELTIPYLKVGGRLLALKASNAPEELEEAKNALNLLFSKVEDNLQYELPNGDPRYITLVEKKKETPNKYPRKAGMPNKRPL
- a CDS encoding carbohydrate kinase family protein, producing MTAALVIGSTVCDVMIYLDRLPSREGDAHIDHQQWSVGGCAFNVVNILHFLSQPYQFVSPVGSGIYGDFIRRELKQLGISSSISLEGANGCCYCFVESDGERTFLSDHGVEYSFQAEWLKEIETDRFDYIYLCGLEVEEPTGLALVQSVSQLEGQVIFAPGPRGLLIPKDRLEAIYDLHPILHVNEAEALAFSGCREIQPAIEYLYQRTGQLVIVTLGEKGAVAYDGHWYEADGFPTEVVDTVGAGDSHVGAFISARLEGLDMTQALRFANKVSSQIVASKGVHLTKEQQEALRTELKQK
- a CDS encoding SDR family oxidoreductase, with amino-acid sequence MSETILVTGASAGFGQAICRRLVADGYRVIGSARRIDKLHALQEELGEAFYPLQMDVTDLSQVDHALASLPKAWERVDVLVNNAGLALGLAPAYEAEIADWLTMIQTNIVGLTYLTRKILPQMVERNDGYIINLGSTAGTVPYPGANVYGASKAFVKQFSLNLRADLAGKKIRVSNIEPGLCEGTEFSSIRFKGDEKRVEALYRGAHAIQPEDIANTVAWLIQQPKHVNVNRIEIMPVSQTFGPQPVYRD